CCACGACGCGCTCGGCATCGGCGGCGAAGGCAAGCCCACCGGCCAGGACACCGCCCACGCGCGCCCCTCCGTCGTCGCCCGCCACGGCGTCGACGGGGCGGTCCTGGCGCTGCACCGGCACATGGAGGCCGCGGTCGACGCGATCCCGCCCGGCCCCACCGCCGAGACGCTGCGAACCCTGGTGCGCGAGCAGACGACCCGTTTCCTCCCGGCCGACCTCGCCGCCCGCCGCAGCGCGTGACGCGGCTCGCATCGGGCCCGGGCCGGCTTGCATGAAGGCGGGGTTAATCTCCGCCGCCTATCGTGCCGTCCCGGCAACATCGCCGGTGAATCGCGCGTCTGCGTGCGCTCCGGACGCGTGGTCGATCACCGCCGGCATGTTTTCCACGATAAAATGACAGGGCCGACTCGCTCGGCCGCCCCCTTCATCGCTGCAAAGGACCTGCCTCAGCATGTATCGTACCCGTCAGTCGCATCGGCCGGGGGCAGCGTCACTCAGCAGGCGCGCGTTCGTCCTCGGATCGACGGCCGTCGCCGTCGCGGGCTGCCAGACCGGGACCATCGAGACCGTCGCCGTCAGCACTCCGGCGCCGACCGAGGAATCGTACCGGGTCATGTACGGGCCGCTGCCGAACGAGCGCTTCCCGCTCCCCGCGGTCGACATCAGCAAGTTCGAGCCGCAGTTTCTGCGCCGCGAAGTCAGCAATCCGACCGGCGAACGGCCGGGGACGATCGTCGTCGATACGACCAACAAGTTCCTCTACCTCACGCTGCCGAAGGGGCGGGCGATGCGCTACGGCGTGGGCCTCGGCCGCGCCGGATTCGGCTGGGACGGCGAGGCGGTGATCCGCCTGAAGCGCGAGTGGCCGACCTGGACGCCGCCGCCGGAGATGATCGACCGCGACCCCGACCTGGAGCAGTACCGCGACGGCATGCCCCCCGGCCCCCGCAACCCGCTCGGCGCGCGCGCGCTCTACCTCTTCCAGGGCGGGCAGGACACGCTCTACCGCCTGCACGGCACGGCCGAGGCCTACTCCATCGGCCGCAACGTCTCCTCCGGCTG
This portion of the Acuticoccus sp. I52.16.1 genome encodes:
- a CDS encoding L,D-transpeptidase, which codes for MYRTRQSHRPGAASLSRRAFVLGSTAVAVAGCQTGTIETVAVSTPAPTEESYRVMYGPLPNERFPLPAVDISKFEPQFLRREVSNPTGERPGTIVVDTTNKFLYLTLPKGRAMRYGVGLGRAGFGWDGEAVIRLKREWPTWTPPPEMIDRDPDLEQYRDGMPPGPRNPLGARALYLFQGGQDTLYRLHGTAEAYSIGRNVSSGCVRLLNHDIIDLYSRTPMNTRVVVRPAAIY